The Populus alba chromosome 6, ASM523922v2, whole genome shotgun sequence genome contains a region encoding:
- the LOC118028404 gene encoding 7-deoxyloganetin glucosyltransferase-like produces MFRKILADKPHVICIPCPAQSHVKAMLKLAKLLHYRGFHITFVNTEFNHRRLLKSRGPYSLNGLPDFRFESIPDGLPPSDENATQDGQAILEACKKNLLAPFNELLAKLNDTASSDGPQVTCIVSDGFVPAAITAAQRHGIPVALFFSISACSFMGFKQYKELKERGLFPLKDESFLTNGYLDQVLDWIPGMKDMRLRDLPSFLRTTDPDDCRFNFCMECAERASEGSAVIFHTFDALEKEVLSALSSMFPRVYTIGPLQLLLNQMKEDDLDSIGYNLWKEEVECLQWLDSKKPNSVLYVNFGSVAVATKQQLIELGMGLAKSGHPFLWIIRPDMVTGNSAILPPEFTDETKDRGFISNWCPQEEVLNHPSIGGFLTHSGWNSTAESISSGVPMLCLPFFADQQTNCRYTCNEWGIGMEIDSNAERDKVEKLVRELMEGEKGREVKKKVKEWRKLAEEAAGPSGSSSMNLDELLKAVLLP; encoded by the exons ATGTTTCGCAAAATCTTAGCTGACAAGCCTCATGTAATCTGTATTCCCTGTCCAGCTCAAAGCCATGTAAAGGCAATGCTTAAACTAGCAAAACTACTGCATTACCGAGGTTTTCACATAACCTTTGTGAACACAGAGTTCAACCATAGACGCTTGCTTAAATCTAGAGGTCCTTATTCCCTGAATGGCTTGCCCGACTTTCGGTTCGAATCTATCCCAGATGGCCTCCCTCCTTCAGATGAGAATGCTACCCAAGATGGACAGGCAATTTTGGAGGCTTGCAAGAAGAACTTGCTAGCTCCATTTAATGAATTGCTTGCCAAGCTCAATGATACAGCATCTTCTGATGGTCCTCAAGTGACTTGCATTGTATCTGATGGATTTGTGCCAGCTGCCATCACTGCTGCTCAGAGGCATGGAATTCCTGTTGCCTTGTTCTTTTCTATCTCTGCTTGCAGTTTCATGGGGTTTAAGCAATATAAAGAGctcaaagaaagaggactgTTTCCATTAAAAG ACGAGAGCTTTTTAACAAATGGCTATTTGGATCAAGTACTAGACTGGATTCCAGGAATGAAAGATATGCGGTTAAGGGATCTTCCAAGTTTTCTTCGTACAACAGATCCAGATGATTGCCGTTTCAACTTCTGCATGGAATGTGCTGAGAGAGCATCTGAAGGTTCTGCAGTGATTTTCCATACTTTTGATGCTTTGGAGAAAGAGGTCCTGAGTGCTCTTTCCTCAATGTTTCCTCGTGTCTACACGATCGGTCCACTTCAATTACTTCTCAATCAAATGAAAGAAGATGATCTAGATTCTATTGGATATAATCTATGGAAAGAAGAGGTTGAGTGTCTCCAATGGCTTGATTCCAAGAAACCAAACTCCGTGCTTTATGTGAATTTTGGTAGCGTAGCAGTCGCCACAAAGCAGCAGCTGATTGAATTGGGAATGGGACTTGCTAAAAGTGGTCACCCATTTTTATGGATAATAAGGCCTGACATGGTCACAGGCAACTCCGCCATATTGCCACCGGAATTCACTGACGAGACTAAAGACAGAGGATTTATTTCAAACTGGTGTCCGCAAGAGGAAGTTCTCAACCACCCATCAATAGGAGGTTTCCTAACACATAGTGGATGGAATTCAACAGCTGAGAGCATTTCTTCTGGGGTGCCCATGCTTTGTTTGCCATTCTTTGCTGATCAACAGACGAACTGTAGGTACACTTGCAATGAGTGGGGCATTGGAATGGAGATTGATAGCAATGCGGAAAGAGATAAAGTGGAGAAGCTTGTTCGAGAGTTGATGGAAGGAGAGAAGGGCAGGGAGGTAAAGAAAAAAGTCAAGGAGTGGAGAAAATTAGCAGAGGAAGCCGCTGGTCCAAGTGGTTCATCATCCATGAATTTAGACGAGTTGTTGAAGGCAGTGCTTTTGccatga
- the LOC118028409 gene encoding 7-deoxyloganetin glucosyltransferase-like, translating into MGLAKSGHPFLWIIRPDMVTGDSKILPPEFTEETMERSFICSWCPQEEVLNHPSIGGFLTHSGWGSTIESISSGVPMLCWPFFADQQTNCRYTCSEWGIGMEIDNNVKRDKVEKLVRELMEGEKGKSMKKKAMEWKKLAEEANGPSGSSSMNLDKLVKEVLLS; encoded by the coding sequence ATGGGACTTGCTAAAAGTGGCCATCCATTTTTATGGATAATAAGGCCTGATATGGTCACTGGCGACTCCAAGATATTGCCTCCAGAATTCACTGAAGAAACCATGGAAAGAAGCTTTATTTGTAGTTGGTGTCCGCAAGAGGAAGTCCTCAACCACCCATCAATAGGAGGTTTCCTAACACATAGTGGATGGGGTTCAACAATTGAGAGCATTTCTTCTGGTGTGCCTATGCTTTGTTGGCCATTCTTTGCTGATCAGCAAACAAACTGTAGGTACACATGCTCTGAGTGGGGAATTGGAATGGAGATTGATAACAATGTGAAAAGAGATAAAGTGGAGAAGCTTGTGAGAGAGTTGATGGAGGGAGAGAAAGGTAAGAGCATGAAGAAGAAAGCCATGGAGTGGAAAAAACTAGCAGAGGAGGCCAATGGTCCAAGTGGTTCATCGTCTATGAATTTAGACAAATTGGTGAAGGAAGTGCTTTTgtcgtga
- the LOC140954223 gene encoding 7-deoxyloganetin glucosyltransferase-like, which yields MIFNNLADKPHAVCIPSPAQSHIKSMLKLSKLLHYKGFHITFVNTEFNHKRLLKSRGPDAMNDLPDFRFESIPDGLPPSNENETQDVAALCEAAKKNLLAPFNDLLDKLNDSASSNVTPVTCIVSDGFMPVAIDAAERRQIPIALFFTISASSFMGFKQFQALREKGLTPLKDESFLSNGYLDKVVDWMPGMRDIRLSCRLDPSFVRTMA from the exons atgatttttaataatttagctGACAAGCCTCATGCAGTTTGCATTCCCAGCCCAGCTCAGAGCCACATTAAGTCAATGCTTAAGCTATCAAAATTACTACATTACAAAGGTTTTCACATAACCTTTGTCAACACAGAGTTTAATCATAAACGTTTGCTTAAATCTAGAGGTCCTGATGCCATGAATGACTTGCCCGATTTTCGGTTTGAATCCATTCCAGATGGCCTCCCTCCTTCAAATGAGAATGAAACCCAAGATGTCGCTGCACTTTGTGAGGCTGCCAAGAAGAACTTATTAGCTCCGTTTAATGACCTCCTCGACAAGCTTAATGATTCAGCATCTTCTAATGTGACCCCAGTGACTTGCATCGTCTCTGATGGTTTCATGCCCGTCGCTATCGATGCTGCTGAGAGGCGCCAAATTCCGATTGCTTTGTTCTTCACCATCTCTGCTTCCAGCTTCATGGGATTTAAACAATTTCAAGCACTCCGAGAGAAAGGTCTTACACCACTGAAAG atGAGAGCTTTTTAAGTAATGGCTACTTGGACAAAGTTGTAGATTGGATGCCAGGAATGAGAGATATAAGGCTAAGTTGTAGATTGGATCCAAGTTTTGTTCGTACAATGGCTtga
- the LOC118028414 gene encoding 7-deoxyloganetin glucosyltransferase-like: protein MFPRVYTIGPLQLLLNQIQEVYLSSIGCNLWKEEVECLQWLDSNKPKSVIYVNFGSITTVTKEQLVEFGMGLAKSGHPFLWIIRPDMVTGDSKILPPEFTQETKERSFICSWCPQEEVLNHPSIGGFLTHSGWGSTIESISSGVPMLCWPFFADQQTNCRYTCSEWGIGMEIDNNVKRDKVEKLVRELMEGEKGKSMKKKAMEWKKLAEEANGPSGSSSMNLDKLVKEVLLS from the coding sequence ATGTTTCCTCGAGTCTATACGATCGGTCCACTACAATTGCTTCTCAATCAGATTCAAGAAGTATATCTAAGTTCTATTGGATGCAATCTTTGGAAAGAAGAGGTTGAGTGTCTCCAATGGCTtgattccaacaaacccaagtCAGTAATATATGTGAATTTTGGTAGCATAACAACCGTCACGAAGGAACAGCTCGTTGAATTTGGCATGGGACTTGCTAAAAGTGGCCATCCATTTTTATGGATAATAAGGCCTGATATGGTCACTGGCGACTCCAAGATATTGCCTCCAGAATTCACTCAAGAAACCAAGGAAAGAAGCTTTATTTGTAGTTGGTGTCCGCAAGAGGAAGTCCTCAACCACCCATCAATAGGAGGTTTCCTAACACATAGTGGATGGGGTTCAACAATTGAGAGCATTTCTTCTGGTGTGCCTATGCTTTGTTGGCCATTCTTTGCTGATCAGCAAACAAACTGTAGGTACACATGCTCTGAGTGGGGAATTGGAATGGAGATTGATAACAATGTGAAAAGAGATAAAGTGGAGAAGCTTGTGAGAGAGTTGATGGAGGGAGAGAAAGGTAAGAGCATGAAGAAGAAAGCCATGGAGTGGAAAAAACTAGCAGAGGAGGCCAATGGTCCAAGTGGTTCATCGTCTATGAATTTAGACAAATTGGTGAAGGAGGTGCTTTTgtcgtga
- the LOC118028406 gene encoding 7-deoxyloganetin glucosyltransferase-like isoform X1, giving the protein MIFNILADKPHAVCIPGPAQSHIKSMLKLSKLLHYKGFHITFVNTEFNHKRLLKSRGPDAMNGVPDFRFESIPDGLPPSNENETQDVAALCEAAKKNLLAPFNDLLDKLNDSASSNVPPVTCIVSDGFMPVAIDAAEMRQIPIALFFTISASSFMGFKQFQALREKGLTPLKDESFLSNGYLDKVVDWIPGMRDIRLRDLPSFVRTTDPNDLMFKYC; this is encoded by the exons atgatttttaatattttagctgACAAGCCTCATGCAGTTTGCATTCCCGGCCCAGCTCAGAGCCACATTAAGTCAATGCTTAAGCTATCAAAATTACTACATTACAAAGGTTTTCACATAACCTTTGTCAACACAGAGTTTAATCATAAACGTTTGCTTAAATCTAGAGGTCCTGATGCCATGAATGGCGTGCCCGATTTTCGGTTTGAATCCATTCCAGATGGCCTCCCTCCTTCAAATGAGAATGAAACCCAAGATGTCGCTGCACTTTGTGAGGCTGCCAAGAAGAACTTATTAGCTCCGTTTAATGACCTGCTTGACAAGCTTAATGATTCAGCATCTTCTAATGTGCCCCCAGTGACTTGCATCGTCTCTGATGGTTTCATGCCCGTCGCTATCGATGCTGCTGAGATGCGCCAAATTCCGATTGCTTTGTTCTTCACCATCTCTGCTTCCAGCTTCATGGGATTTAAACAATTTCAAGCACTCCGAGAAAAAGGTCTTACACCACTGAAAG atGAGAGCTTTTTAAGTAATGGCTACTTGGACAAAGTTGTAGATTGGATCCCAGGAATGAGAGATATAAGGCTAAGAGACCTTCCAAGTTTTGTTCGTACAACAGATCCAAATGATCTTATGTTTAAATACTGCTAG
- the LOC118028406 gene encoding 7-deoxyloganetin glucosyltransferase-like isoform X2 → MIFNILADKPHAVCIPGPAQSHIKSMLKLSKLLHYKGFHITFVNTEFNHKRLLKSRGPDAMNGVPDFRFESIPDGLPPSNENETQDVAALLTCIVSDGFMPVAIDAAEMRQIPIALFFTISASSFMGFKQFQALREKGLTPLKDESFLSNGYLDKVVDWIPGMRDIRLRDLPSFVRTTDPNDLMFKYC, encoded by the exons atgatttttaatattttagctgACAAGCCTCATGCAGTTTGCATTCCCGGCCCAGCTCAGAGCCACATTAAGTCAATGCTTAAGCTATCAAAATTACTACATTACAAAGGTTTTCACATAACCTTTGTCAACACAGAGTTTAATCATAAACGTTTGCTTAAATCTAGAGGTCCTGATGCCATGAATGGCGTGCCCGATTTTCGGTTTGAATCCATTCCAGATGGCCTCCCTCCTTCAAATGAGAATGAAACCCAAGATGTCGCTGCACTTT TGACTTGCATCGTCTCTGATGGTTTCATGCCCGTCGCTATCGATGCTGCTGAGATGCGCCAAATTCCGATTGCTTTGTTCTTCACCATCTCTGCTTCCAGCTTCATGGGATTTAAACAATTTCAAGCACTCCGAGAAAAAGGTCTTACACCACTGAAAG atGAGAGCTTTTTAAGTAATGGCTACTTGGACAAAGTTGTAGATTGGATCCCAGGAATGAGAGATATAAGGCTAAGAGACCTTCCAAGTTTTGTTCGTACAACAGATCCAAATGATCTTATGTTTAAATACTGCTAG